The DNA segment agatgatggatggatagatagatagatagatagatagatagatagatagatagatagatgatggatggatggatagatagatagatagatagatagatagatagatagatagatagatgatggatggatggatggatggatagatagatagatagatagatagatagatagatgatggatggatggatagatagatagatagatagatagatagatagatagatacagtaggtagatgatggatggatagatagatagatagatagatagatagatagatagatagatagatagatagatacagtaggtagatgatggatggatagatagatagatagatagatagatagatagatagatagatagatagatagatagatagatagatgatggatggatggatagatagatatagatagatagatgatggatggatggatagatagatagatagatagatagatagatagatagatagatagatagatagatagatagatagatagatgatggatggatggatagatagatagatagatagatagatagatagatagatagatagatagatagatagatagatacagtaggtagatgatggatggatggatagatagatagatagatagatagatagatagatagatagatagatagatagatagatagatagatacagtaggtagatgatgatggatggacagagagcTATACAgtaggtagatgatggatggatggatggatggatggatggatggatacagtaggtggatgatgatgatggatggatacagtagggagggagggagggaggaagagaggaaggggagagacggagggagggggagggagagagagagagatcattatTTTCCAGGAAGACCGGAGTTAATTTTGATCGTGCCTCCTGCACCACCCAAGCACCTCTTCGTAGGAAGAGGCAACGTCAGCCGAGCGGAGCCTCGCTCCCTGCCTTTCGCAGACCAAGAGGGGCTGAGCCATGCTCAGCTGAGGATCGGGTGGGCGGCCGGAGCGAAAGCGCCCGTCTCGACGGGATAAGAGATCCCAAGTGGGAGGAGGAAACGCACAGTTCACACAATCAAGAACAGCCGATCCGGACACGCTTCGGGTTCTGCAGCTCCGGAAGGCGGGATGAGCGCGCAACTCCACCGCATCTCTCTCCTGCTGTAGCTTTTGTAGAAGACGGGGTGCTCTTTTGCTGGGTGCAGGGATCttggtgggggcgggggggggagagagaagcgtAGGGAGGAAAGGTTGGTCTGTCCTCCCCATCGTTGCCCCGTTGAGGAATTTTGCCCGGCTGGGAAGATGTGCCTTGGAAACTCCGCAATAGGTAAGGCagaaaggtgtggggggggggtttctgcgCTGTGTGTGAATTTATAAAGTACCCTCgctcttccccccctctctccctcttcttctccttccttccctccctgtctctctttctttctctctctctctccttcttctccttccttccctccctgtgtctctttctttctctttctccccgtctcccttcccctttctctctccctttctctcttctccccctctccctctttctttccctctctctctccctccctccctccctctctctctcccttcctccgttTCTCGCCCTTTTTCTCTTTTCGGCTTTGGCACTCTGTTCATCTCAATCCTTTGCTTCCCGATTCTACCGGGATGGGGTAGATTGCAAACTCTTgtgactacttcttcttcttcttcttcttcttcttcctcttcttcttcttcttcttcttcttcttcttcttcttcttcttcttcttcttcttcttcttcttcttcttcttcttcttcttcttcttcttctccttctccttcttctttgctgctgctgctgctactgctcctcctcctcctcctcctcctcctcctcctcctcctcccccccctcctggcTGATCAAACAGGGCACATGgcattgggtgtgtgtgtgtgtgtgtgtgtgtgtgtgtgtgtgtgtgtgtgtgtgtattgggggAGAGTGTTGAACCCTGTAGGGAGGGTTAAAAGCATGtctgattttctctctctctttctctctcttccttttctttttcctgcagGGTTTTAAGGAAATGGCTGCTGCGTGCGTTCGTTTCCAGAGATTGTTTCTGTTCTGGGCTGGCATACAAAGCTCCTTCAATTTTTGTTGTGGGACCCAATTGAGATGCGTTCTTGCATCCCTCTGATGAGAAAAGGGGGCTATTGGGGGTGAGGATCGAGGAGGCAGGCACTGTCCAAGGAGTTAACCAACTTTCTTTGCAAGCCGGAACTCTCTTTAAACCGCCCATCTAAATCCTTTTCAGCTGTGTTTGTAACCCTGGCAATCGttcgggtttttttgtttttcccccttctcctgcTTTGCTCCAATCAGCTACCCTACTGTGTGTCTGCTTCACTGGAACTGACCCGCAAAGTTTAAGAAGGGCTTTTTGTAGCCCTTTCTGGAAAATGGCCGAGCCTTTCCTCACGGGTCACATCGTTTGAAGGACAAGCCCTCAGCTGGAGGTCCAGACATGGCAAACGCTTCGGAGGATAGAGAGCTGGGCACCAACGCCACCAGCCTTGGACCCGAAAACTCTACCGTCTTCAACTTCACCTCCCAGGAGTTTCAATCCCCAGATTTCTACGTGGTCCTCCCAGTCATCTACTCGGTGATCTGTGCAGTGGGTTTGACCGGGAATACGGCCGTCATCTACGTGATCTTGAAGGCTCCCAAAATGAAGACAGTCACCAACATGTTCATTCTCAACTTAGCCATCGCCGATGACCTTTTCACCTTGGTTCTGCCCATCAACATCGCCGAACATCTCCTGCACTACTGGCCCTTCGGCGAGGTCCTTTGCAAGGTCATCCTCTCCGTTGACCATTACAACATCTTCTCCAGCATTTATTTCCTGACCGTCATGAGCATCGACCGGTACTTGGTGGTACTGTCGACCGTCCGGTCGAAGAGAATGCCGCACCGTACCTACCGGGCAGCCCGTCTCATCAGCATCGGCGTTTGGGTCCTGGTCACCCTGATTGTCTTTCCCTTCTTCATCTTTGCCAACGTCTACAAAGATGACTTGAACATCACGAGTTGCGGGCTCAATTTCCCCAAACCGGAAAGATCCTGGTTCAAAGCCAGCCGGATCTACACGCTCTTGCTGGGCTTCGCCATTCCGGTTTCCACCATCTGTGCCCTTTATGCAAAGATGCTGTACAATCTGAGGCACATGAGCTTAAACTCGAACGCCAAAGCTTTGGACAAAGCGAAAAAGAAAGTCACCGTTATGGTTTTCGTGGTGTTGGCGGTGTGTCTCTTCTGCTGGACGCCCTTCCACCTGGCCACCATCGTGGCTTTGACCACGGACTTGCCCCAG comes from the Ahaetulla prasina isolate Xishuangbanna chromosome 3, ASM2864084v1, whole genome shotgun sequence genome and includes:
- the NPBWR2 gene encoding neuropeptides B/W receptor type 2, which encodes MANASEDRELGTNATSLGPENSTVFNFTSQEFQSPDFYVVLPVIYSVICAVGLTGNTAVIYVILKAPKMKTVTNMFILNLAIADDLFTLVLPINIAEHLLHYWPFGEVLCKVILSVDHYNIFSSIYFLTVMSIDRYLVVLSTVRSKRMPHRTYRAARLISIGVWVLVTLIVFPFFIFANVYKDDLNITSCGLNFPKPERSWFKASRIYTLLLGFAIPVSTICALYAKMLYNLRHMSLNSNAKALDKAKKKVTVMVFVVLAVCLFCWTPFHLATIVALTTDLPQTPVVIGVSYFITSLSYANSCLNPFLYAFLDDSFQKSFRKMLECRAA